A part of Saimiri boliviensis isolate mSaiBol1 chromosome 11, mSaiBol1.pri, whole genome shotgun sequence genomic DNA contains:
- the LOC141580414 gene encoding protein FRG2-like isoform X1, which yields MGRGNEDSDLHCSSIQSSTVQPHFQQISFTEKGSDEKKPFKRKDNTASSQSNEKDIQTQVESEPNPNEENSEKTTLKAGNNTARSEPESSSCQGNCRKRTISSKESCQDRAGNCPEEECSSTMKKKSKSSTAVHNSEIQETCHTHHRRHSRARTGHSKRHRSQALGVQPPSLRKSLVTSVRAMSEAIYQDLAQVWAQLVHSPLTWEQFTWLTQLQGALCAHVQTFYAMAMQGAYAFPAEDWLVPDTLPDPGDSFLDREVHPIPGQEITETVSGSDEA from the exons ATGGGAAGGGGAAATGAAGACTCTGATCTCCACTGCTCCTCTATCCAAAGCTCCACAGTCCAGCCCCATTTCCAGCAGATCTCCTTTACAGAAAAGGGctcagatgagaagaaaccattcaaaagaaaagacaacacCGCCTCCTCTCAATCCAATGAGAAGGACATACAAACGCAAG TAGAATCGGAGCCCAATCCAAATGAGGAGAATTCTGAGAAAACCACGCTGAAAGCCGGAAACAACACTGCTAGATCAG AACCAGAGTCCAGCTCATGTCAGGGAAATTGCAGGAAAAGAACAATCAGTTCCAAGGAGAGCTGCCAAGACAGAGCAG GGAACTGTCCAGAAGAGGAGTGCAgctcaacaatgaaaaaaaagtcaaagtcctCCACTGCTGTGCACAACAGTGAAATCCAGGAGACCTGTCATACCCACCATAGGAGACATTCGAGGGCTCGCACTGGACACAGCAAGCGGCACAGGTCTCAGGCACTAGGAGTTCAACCACCGTCACTTCGAAAAAGCTTGGTGACCTCCGTGCGAGCTATGTCGGAGGCTATTTATCAAGACCTAGCCCAGGTGTGGGCACAGCTCGTCCATTCTCCACTGACCTGGGAGCAGTTCACATGGCTCACTCAGCTCCAGGGGGCTCTGTGTGCTCATGTGCAGACCTTCTATGCCATGGCCATGCAGGGAGCTTATGCCTTCCCTGCTGAGGACTGGCTTGTCCCAGACACACTTCCTGATCCTGGGGATTCATTCCTAGATAGAGAAGTCCACCCCATCCCTGGCCAGGAGATAACTGAGACTGTCAGTGGATCAGATGAGGCTTGA
- the LOC141580414 gene encoding protein FRG2-like isoform X2 produces the protein MGRGNEDSDLHCSSIQSSTVQPHFQQISFTEKGSDEKKPFKRKDNTASSQSNEKDIQTQESEPNPNEENSEKTTLKAGNNTARSEPESSSCQGNCRKRTISSKESCQDRAGNCPEEECSSTMKKKSKSSTAVHNSEIQETCHTHHRRHSRARTGHSKRHRSQALGVQPPSLRKSLVTSVRAMSEAIYQDLAQVWAQLVHSPLTWEQFTWLTQLQGALCAHVQTFYAMAMQGAYAFPAEDWLVPDTLPDPGDSFLDREVHPIPGQEITETVSGSDEA, from the exons ATGGGAAGGGGAAATGAAGACTCTGATCTCCACTGCTCCTCTATCCAAAGCTCCACAGTCCAGCCCCATTTCCAGCAGATCTCCTTTACAGAAAAGGGctcagatgagaagaaaccattcaaaagaaaagacaacacCGCCTCCTCTCAATCCAATGAGAAGGACATACAAACGCAAG AATCGGAGCCCAATCCAAATGAGGAGAATTCTGAGAAAACCACGCTGAAAGCCGGAAACAACACTGCTAGATCAG AACCAGAGTCCAGCTCATGTCAGGGAAATTGCAGGAAAAGAACAATCAGTTCCAAGGAGAGCTGCCAAGACAGAGCAG GGAACTGTCCAGAAGAGGAGTGCAgctcaacaatgaaaaaaaagtcaaagtcctCCACTGCTGTGCACAACAGTGAAATCCAGGAGACCTGTCATACCCACCATAGGAGACATTCGAGGGCTCGCACTGGACACAGCAAGCGGCACAGGTCTCAGGCACTAGGAGTTCAACCACCGTCACTTCGAAAAAGCTTGGTGACCTCCGTGCGAGCTATGTCGGAGGCTATTTATCAAGACCTAGCCCAGGTGTGGGCACAGCTCGTCCATTCTCCACTGACCTGGGAGCAGTTCACATGGCTCACTCAGCTCCAGGGGGCTCTGTGTGCTCATGTGCAGACCTTCTATGCCATGGCCATGCAGGGAGCTTATGCCTTCCCTGCTGAGGACTGGCTTGTCCCAGACACACTTCCTGATCCTGGGGATTCATTCCTAGATAGAGAAGTCCACCCCATCCCTGGCCAGGAGATAACTGAGACTGTCAGTGGATCAGATGAGGCTTGA